GCGCCGTCACCCACGGGTCCTGGGTGCCGCCGTTCTGCGTCCACGGCGGGCTCGGCGTATCCAGCGTGAGAAACGAGCGGTGGATGGACTGGCCGAGCGGATACGGTTGGCCGGCTCCCTCGGTCGCGGTCCACGTCCAGGTCGTGTTGACGATACCGACCGTCTGCGCCCCAATCGTGCAGTTGGCGAGCGGCATCTGCACGACGGCCGCACCGTTCTCGTCGAACGTCACCTCCTGCGCGGCGATGTCACCCAGGGGCGTTCCATTGCCCGCCGCCGCGATGGTGACAATCTCCCCCGCCTCGGCACCGGAGAGGGCCACCTGGATCTGCGGAACGTTGCCCCCGGCCAGGACCTGGGCAATCGCATACGCCGACGGCTCGTTGCCGCCGCCGCGAGTCCATTCCGGCACGGCGATCGCCGTCGCGAAGTCCCTGCGGATCCGCAGCGCGCTGGTCTGCGGATTGGCCCCCCAGTAGAACGAGATTGAGTCGAGCTGCACTGGCATTGCGTCCTCCCTTTCAGTGGTGTCTGGAAGACGGTCTTGCGGGCGCGGCGTGATTTCGTCCGCTATCGCCGTGTCAGGCACGGGCGGCGGGCCGCGCGGGGGCGACTCAGCCCGGGGTGCCGCCTCCCCCCTTGCACGTCTCGGAGCCGGCGGCGCCCCAGCAATCCTTCAGGTTCTTGCATCCCGCGGCCGCGGCGGAATTGGGCTCCAGGACGCGGGACTGGGCCTTGATGATGAAGTTGACATACACGTTGAGAGGCCGTGTCTCGGCTTCGAAGCGGGGGGCGTCCGCTCCCTTCGCGGCGACCACCCCTTCGCTGGCCGCTGTCAGCGTGGAAAGGCCGAGGTTGACGGGGGGAGCCTGGTCGCCCGGGACCTCGGTCGTCTGCTGTGGCTGCGTATAGTTGTGCTCGTGGTTCTGGAAGGCGTCGAGCTGCTGCGAGCCGACGGAGTTGCCCTGGTTGCCCTCTCCCTTCCCGTCCGAGCCGTAGCGGGCCGAGAGGCGGGTGTCGGCGCCGGGGTCTCTCATTCCCTTTCCGTTGGGTTCACGCTGCGCGTCCTGGTTGACGCCGCGCAGGAAGGCCCCGCGATAGTCCGGCAGGTAGAACTGGATGGCGGGGGGGTCTCCCTCCGTCACGGGGGTGCCGTACAGGGGGCCGATGAGGGCGTAGAGCGTGGGATACGTGACGGCGCTGACCTGCGCGCCGTCACAGAAGAGCCAGCCCTGCGCCGCCAGGGCAGTGCGGGTACACGCGTTGATGGGCCCTGCGTAGGGGAGCACCGAGCCCACGGGGACTTCAACAGGCATGAGCGACAGGAATGGAGGTCGCATGGCCTCGACCCCTACTTGCATCCGGGAAGCTGACTTCCCTCGGACAGATAGAGGAGTGAGGTGGGCACCGCGACGGTCCACGTCTCCGGTGCTTCCTTGCGCTCGCAGCCGCACACGTCCAGGAGCACCTGGGCCAGCGGCACGAGCGGCTCGGGCAGGGGGACCGCGCCCTGAGACCAGGCGGGCATGTGCCCGAGCTGGAAGAGGAAGGCGAGGGTCCGCCAGTACTCCGGCGCCACCGGGACGAGGACGCGCGCCGAGCTGGCCTGGAGGAAGCTCTGGAAGAGGGGGTCCGGGCACGGCTTGAGCTTCGCGGCTCCCACCCAGTGGAAGGGTTGTGCCGCGGGCTTGCTGCCCACGTCCCACGAATAGAAGCGGTAGCTCATCTCCGCCCACTCGAAGGCCGTGTCGAAGTAGCGCAGCGCGGACGGCTGCTGCTCGGGGGGGTTCGGGTCGAGCGCCCGCAGCACCTCCAGGCATTGCCGCTTCAGGGCGGCCCGCTCCAACTCGCGCGGGCTCATCGGGGATTCCCGCAGCCACTGCCAGTACTGCGCGCGCCAGACCTCGTACAGCTTGCGGTAGCCGGCGAGGAGCGCATCGTACGTGCGAATCTGCCAGGCCTTGTAGTCGCCGCTGGGGGGGCCCTCGGGCTGCTCCGGAGGGGCCACGACGCGGCGGGCCCGGTAGTAGGCGGCGAGCTCCTGGTAGTTCGTCGCGTTCACGTCCCGGTAGGAGGAGATGGGGGGGACGAGCCTGTTGAGGCTGACGGGCGGCTCCGGGACGTCCTCGCCGGCCCCCAGGACGAATGGCAGTGCCTCGGCGGGGCTCGGCACGAGGAACTCGATGACGAGGCGCGCCCCGCGATCCTTGACGGACATGGTGTAGAGCTTCTTGAGCCAGCGGTAGATGCCGACCTGCCGGCGGTCGCCGTCCAGGTTGTCGTGGATGGCGCGCGAGGCCTTCTCGTACTCCTCGTGGAGGCGGTGCTCGCGCTCGTGGATGACGCGCTTCTGCAGCTGGTTCGCCGCCAGGTCGACGGTCCGCTTGGCCTCGTGACTGCCGTCCTGGGTGCGATTCAGCGTGGAGTCATCCGTGCCCGTCCATTTCCCGTTGACGGTGAGGCCCAGGCCGTTGGGCTCGACGGTCTGCTGCAGCTGGGTGAAGTCGCGAGCGAGCTTCAGCGAGCCGACGAGGTTCTCCAGCTCCTTGCTCATGTCCGAGCCCGTGGTGGTGTCCGTCCCCTGCTGGTTCGAGCTCGTCCGGCGGTGGCCCTCCAGGCTCCCTTGCTCCGCGCGCATGCGCAGGCGCTCGGAGAAGACGCGTTTCTCGCGCGGCATGACGTTGAGCGTGAAGGCAATCTCCCCCGGCTCGTAGCCCTTGAGCTGCTGGCGGATGCTCCGCAGCATTCCTGGCCCGAGCAGGCGCGTCCAGCCCTGCCCGGCGGGGACGACAGGCTCGGACGCCGTGGCACCGGCCTCCCTCTGCTCCACGGGCGGGAGGACCACGATGGCCTCCAGCGCCTGCCTGCGGCCTGGCTCCCCGCGCAGGGCCGCATCCCCGAGCTGGAGGCGGATGAGGAAGGCGAGCATCCGCAGGACGAGGATGAGCGAGTCCGCGCGCGCGGAGGGACTCGAGGAGGAGGCGGCGAGCTCCTGCGTCTGCGTCCAGGTGTCCTCGGAGAGCTTCTGGGTATCGGGCGAGGACAGGTACGCCAACAGCGGCATCCCCAGGGCCTGCTCTGCCTGGCGGGTGAGGGCATCGAGTTCCTGGGGGCCCTCCAGGCAGAAGAGCGAGTAATACAGCCGGATGAGCGGCGCCACCTGCTGCTCCTGCCTGGCAGCAGTGGGCGCCGCTGGCGCTTCCGGCCTCGCGGCAGTCGGCGCCGCTGGCGTTTCCGGCACTGTGGCAGTGGGCGCCGCCGGCACGGCGGCAGTCGGCGCCGCCGGCACTGTGGCAGTGGGCGCTGCCGGCACGGCGGCAATCGGCGCTGCTGGCGCTTCCGGCACGGTGGAAGTGGGCGCTACTGGCGCTGCCGGCACGGCGGCAGTCGGCGCTGCTGGCGCTTCCGGCTTGGCGGCAGTCGGCGCCGCAGGCGCGTCCGGCACGGCGGCAGTGGGCGCTGCGGGCGCGTCCGGCACGGCGGCAGTCGGCGTCGCGGGCGCTTCCGGCCTGGCGGCAGTCGGCGCTGCTGACGCTTCCGGCCCGGCCACCTTTTCCGGAGCGGGCAGGGGCTGAGGAGGAGGCGGCGGCAACGCCGGGTCATTCCGGAAGATGAAGCGCTCGCGGCGACTGGCACAGCACGGGGGCACCAGGGGGCGTGTCAGGAGATAGGAGAAGGCCTCCAGCGACTCGTCCGGCACGATGGGATCGATGGGAGGACAGGGCTGCTCCCCGCCCACCAGCCACACGGCAATCCAGGAAGGGTCCCGCTTCCTGGACGAGGTCTTGGTGGGCTGGGCCTCCGCGTGAAGCTGAAGCTCATGGGGCTGGGAGAACCAGAGCCAGACCTCCACGGTGGCCCCCAGCACCGGGAGCTCGAGCCGCTCGCGGGGGTGGCTGGAGCCGAGCTTGAAGGGCCGCGTCTCGCGGCTCGTCACGGACATCACCGAGCCGCTCACCTCCCGTCCGTCTTCGGAGCACTGCCAGGTGAAGGAGAGCCGGAACTCCGGGTCCGGCAACAGCACGCTGCCCGACCTGGCGCGAACGGGCAGCCCCTGGGGAACCGACTGGGCGGCCGGGTCAGCGCCGGGAAGCGCGGGCGTCTTGGAGGGCACGTTCTCGGGAGAAGGCATGTCTCGACCTCGATGCACTGCATGAAGTGGGAAGGGAGGAAGCACGAAGGGGCCGTGCCGCACGCGCTCGCCTGGCGCCGGCACGGCCCCTCCACCGCAGCCCGCGGGCTGCCGGCTCAGGTATGGCGATCGAGGACGGTGAAGTAGTAGCCCTTCTCCCGGTCACCCTTGAGGGCGAAGGTGAGCGCGCTCAGGCCCGTCAGGTCGATCTCCGTGAACTTCTGGCTCATGACGGCGGAGGTCAGCGTCTCGCTCCGCACCACGTTGCGCACCAGGCCCACGTAGATCTTCGGCGTGAGGCCAAAGGAGGCCTGGTCCCCGAAGCCCACGCCCGGCTGCTTCATCACCGGCTGGCCGTCCTTGATGAGCGTCACCTCGATGCCGCCCGCCGTGTGGATGTTGTTGGCGACATCAATCTCGTTGGACTCGGTGCTCAGCCCCGTCTGCATCAGCTCGTAGTCCTGCTCGATCTGGCCGAGGGCGTAGATGCTGCCCTCGTTGACGCTCATGGGCAGCACGCCGCTGGCGCCGCCGTCCCACGACACCGCCACCTGCGTGTCCACCGTATAGGTGAAGTTGTGGTAGCCGTTGAAGCCCACCCGGTCGATGACCTGCCACGCGGTGGGCGGCAGGGCGGTGAGGTCGGCGCGGCGATTCTTGAGGAACACCAGGACGCTGCCGTCCTTGTTGTCCGAGAGGTTCTGGTACGTCACCTTGATGTCATTGGCCATGGGTTTTCTCCTTTGTGAAACAGTGGTTGGGTGAAGTCTCTGGGTGCTGGAACGTGTCAGGGCTGGCGCGCGAGGACGGTGAAGTAGTAGCCCTTCTCCCGGTCACCCTTGAGGGCGAAGGTGAGCGCGCTCAGGCCCGTCAGGTCGATCTCGGTGAACTTCTGGCTCATGACGGCGGTGGTCAGCGTGTCGCTCTTCGTCACGTTGCGCACCAGGCCCACGTAGATCTTCGGCGTGAGGCCAAAGGAGGCCTGGTCCCCGAAGCCCACGCCCGGCTGCTTCATCACCGGCTGGCCGTCCTTGATGAGCGTCACCTCGATGCCGCCCGNNNNNNNNNNNNNNNNNNNNNNNNNNNNNNNNNNNNNNNNNNNNNNNNNNNNNNNNNNNNNNNNNNNNNNNNNNNNNNNNNNNNNNNNNNNNNNNNNNNNACGTTGCGCACCAGGCCCACGTAGATCTTCGGCGTGAGGCCAAAGGAGGCCTGGTCCCCGAAGCCCACGCCCGGCTGCTTCATCACCGGCTGGCCGTCCTTGATGAGCGTCACCTCGATGCCGCCCGGCGTGTGGATGTTGTTGGCGACATCAATCTCGTTGGACTCGGTGCTCAGGCCCGTCTGCATCAGCTCGTAGTCCTGCTCGATCTGGTTGAGGGCGTAGATGCTGCCCTCGTTGACGCTCATGGGCAGCACGCCGCTGGCGCCGCCGCCCCACGACACCGCCACCTCCGTCTCCACCGTATAGGTGAAGTTGTGGTAGCCATTGAAACCCACCCGGCTGATGACCTGCCACGCGGTGGGCGGCAGGGCGGTGAGGTCGGCGCGGCGGTTCTTGAGGAACACCAGGACGCTGCCGTCCTTGTTGTCCGAGAGGTTCTGGTACGTCACCTTGATGTCATTGGCCATGGGTCTGCTCCTCGTGTGGTGTGATTGGGAATGATTGCGCCAGGCCTGCTGGAGGAACCGTGAATCCCCCGCCCACGGCCCGTTGCACTCTCTTGGACTCGCGCCGGAAACCCGTGTGATTTCCGGAAAGCTTTAGCGGCGTGGATTCATCGCCGACGCTTGCCGCCGCGGGCCGGGGAGCCGCGCCGCGACGAGCTCTTCCCGCGGCCGGCCCCGGTGGTGGACCGCCTGCTCCTCAGCGTCACGCGCAAGATGCTGTAGGCGTGCTGGATGCGCTTGCGGACGTTGCAGTTCGTCAAGCCCAGGTGCGAGGCGATGTCGTCATAGGGCATGTCCTGCAGGAAGCGCATCACGGCGGGCTCACGCAGGTGCGGAGGCAGCGCCAGGATGTTGCCCCGCAGCTGGCTGCCCAGCTCTCCCATCAGCAGCGCGACCTCGGGCGAAGACGCGCCAGGCAGGAGTCCACCGGACTCGGCCCACGCGTCTTCCTCCAAGGAGGGAGTGTCCTGATAGCGCCGACGGACACGGTAGACGTCCACGCAGACGTTGTGGAGCACCCGCCCCAGCCAGGCCTTCTCATTGGCGATGTGACTGGCATGGCGTGGAAAGCTCTCACACGCACGGAGCATCGCGGCGCCGAGGGCGTCCTCCGCGTCGACCCGGTTGCCATTCATCAACCGCAAACTCTGACTGAAGAGGTAGTCCCGGTGGCGCTGCCAGATCGCCCAGAAACGTTCACGCACATTCGCGGTTACGAGGTGCAAGGCAGAAACCCGGGGATGGCCGAAGATCCGGCTGTATCCCCAGGACGAAGCATCCCGGAAACCGTGAATCCTTTGACAACTGGTGTACGGGCCCCTCTGGCGGCTCACAAATCCGCGCGGGCGACGTCTACTGGGAGCCCCGGCAACCCGGCGCGCTCTTCCTACTCCACCGCGCGGTCAACGAAACGAGACAAGCCAATGTCCATCCCCCTCATCTGCGGCCTGGGCGCGCTCATCCTCGCCATCCTCCATGCCATCAACGGCCGCTCGTCGCTGTGGCTGGCCATCGGCCTGCTGGCGCTCGGCATGGTGCTGCCCTCCGTCCGCTGGCGGTAGGAGGGCAGCACCCGGCTCCGGAGCGAGTGACTACAGCGGCTCCAGCAGGAACTGCTGGCAGTCGTTGTTGGACCACACCCACTGCTGGAGGATGGTGCCGTTGCCGCTGCTCCAGCAGTTGGCCACGTCCAGCACCTTGCCGCTGTGCCGCGCCTCCAGCCGGTGGTAGCCGTTGCCCAGCGACACGGCCCGGAACTGCTGGTTGGCGCCACCGCCATAGCCCCACTGGTGCAGGCGTGCGCCGTCGGCGGTGCTCACCTCGGCGATGTCCAGCGCCTTGCCGCTGTAGCGAGAGATGAAGCGCGCGTAGCCGCTGTCCGTCGGCTCCATCACCCACTGCTGGCTGGTGCCGGAGTGGCAGTCCCACTGGTGGATGGTGGCCCCGTCCGCGCTGCTCGGGCCGTCGATGTCCACGCACCTGCCGGTCAGCTTGTTCACCAACCGGTACGCGGTGCCACCCGACGACTGCAGCACCTGGGCGATGGCGCTCAGCAGCGACGTGGCCCCCTGCGTGTCCTGGGTCAGCTCCCAGATCATCACGCCCCCGCCCTGCTGGAGCCCCAGCCGCGCCTTCGCCTGGAGGGTGGGAATGCCGTTGTAATAGACGTCGCCGACGTTGTCCTTCCACGGCGCCTGCGAGTCCCACGCGACGAGCTGCGAGTAGGCGACGTAGGACGACGGCGAGCGCCCGTAGAACGGAACGCCCAGCACCGCCTTGGACCGGGGCAGCCCACGGCCCACCCAGTAGTTCAGCGCCTGGACGGCGAAGTCATACGTCGAGTGGGGCTGGCCGCCGTCGTAGGCCATGATGTTGAGGAAGTCCAAGTCGCCGAACGCCGACGCGGGGATGCCCTCGCCGTAGTAGCCGTTGGCGACGACGGCGGCGGTGAGCAGCTTGCCCCGGCTGTGCATCGCGGCGCCCAGCTCGCGCGCCAGCGCGCCGAAGTTCTGCGCGGAGGCACCGGGCTCCGGGTACTCCCAGTCCAGGTCCACGCCGTCCAGCCCGGCCGCGTTCACGAAGGCCACCAGCGTGTTGACGAAGTTGGTGCGCGCGCCGGCGTTGGCGGCCATCTGCTCGAAGGCGCTGTCGTTGCCGTCGTTCCAGCCGCCCACCGCGATGAGCACCTTCACGCCCCGGGCATGCGCGGCCTGCACCAGCGCGCGCAGCCGGGCATCGCCGCTGCT
This genomic interval from Pyxidicoccus trucidator contains the following:
- a CDS encoding phage tail protein, which codes for MRPPFLSLMPVEVPVGSVLPYAGPINACTRTALAAQGWLFCDGAQVSAVTYPTLYALIGPLYGTPVTEGDPPAIQFYLPDYRGAFLRGVNQDAQREPNGKGMRDPGADTRLSARYGSDGKGEGNQGNSVGSQQLDAFQNHEHNYTQPQQTTEVPGDQAPPVNLGLSTLTAASEGVVAAKGADAPRFEAETRPLNVYVNFIIKAQSRVLEPNSAAAAGCKNLKDCWGAAGSETCKGGGGTPG
- a CDS encoding RNA polymerase sigma factor, with amino-acid sequence MSRQRGPYTSCQRIHGFRDASSWGYSRIFGHPRVSALHLVTANVRERFWAIWQRHRDYLFSQSLRLMNGNRVDAEDALGAAMLRACESFPRHASHIANEKAWLGRVLHNVCVDVYRVRRRYQDTPSLEEDAWAESGGLLPGASSPEVALLMGELGSQLRGNILALPPHLREPAVMRFLQDMPYDDIASHLGLTNCNVRKRIQHAYSILRVTLRSRRSTTGAGRGKSSSRRGSPARGGKRRR
- a CDS encoding RICIN domain-containing protein encodes the protein MSLNASHWKPLSLGAACLATLLACSGPPDASADEPVGTAEGDALATRVVGYFPTWAGDVNAIQYDKLTHINYAFALPTAQGGLTGVSSGDARLRALVQAAHARGVKVLIAVGGWNDGNDSAFEQMAANAGARTNFVNTLVAFVNAAGLDGVDLDWEYPEPGASAQNFGALARELGAAMHSRGKLLTAAVVANGYYGEGIPASAFGDLDFLNIMAYDGGQPHSTYDFAVQALNYWVGRGLPRSKAVLGVPFYGRSPSSYVAYSQLVAWDSQAPWKDNVGDVYYNGIPTLQAKARLGLQQGGGVMIWELTQDTQGATSLLSAIAQVLQSSGGTAYRLVNKLTGRCVDIDGPSSADGATIHQWDCHSGTSQQWVMEPTDSGYARFISRYSGKALDIAEVSTADGARLHQWGYGGGANQQFRAVSLGNGYHRLEARHSGKVLDVANCWSSGNGTILQQWVWSNNDCQQFLLEPL